The genomic interval CAGGAAGGATCTTCTTGAGCTGTTCAAAAGCAAAGTTAGCAGTTGCTTCATCAGACATTTTTTCAATGTCTTTGGCAAGCCGCCCAGAAGGCATGTAAACAAGGACAGGATGACGTGCAGCCTTGTGGAGATTGAGGAAGTAGCTACATCCATAAGATGTGTCTGCAACTACTCCCAAGAACTCCACATTAGGCCAAAATACATTCTCAAAGTGTAGAATTATTTTGTTCTCAAGTCCAACCCCAAGTTCAGCAATGGCAGCTTCCTTCCAGTCTGGGAGCTTTGGCTCAAACAATATCCTCTTTGATTTAAGGACACCAAGAGGGACAGCAATAACAGCAGCATCAGCAGTAAATGATTTCCCATTTTCCACTGTCACTTTTACTCCGTTATATCTCCGAACAACTTTCGTGACCCTGAAAGGGGGCATTTTTAATGCCAGTATATGTAATTAAGCAACATAACAAGacataaaatttcatcaaaacaaCAATTCAAGCTAGTATCTACCTGTGCCCCAGACGAATATCAAGACCCTTGGCTAGGGTATGTATAACAGGCAAGTAGCCCCTGACCATAAGACCATGACCACCAGGGAGAAGTATTTCCTGTCAGAATATATTCAAAGAGGTATAAGATATGCAAGCAAGAtacattcaaaagaaaaatgctTGTGTTAATTAAGAACTGTCTTGCTATATATGCTGTAATTACGGTCAAACTATATCAATTTAGTTTGTCGTAAAAAAAACTAGGTCAAACTATCATTTTTGTTCATAAGGTTTCAGCTCAGTGGTAAGAATTTGATATTGTAACTTCAAGAAATGGAGTTCAATTCCCCTCGGAGATAGTTGTAAAATGGCCATCAAGGCCactttaatcaataaaaatttccCCTTTctcctatttaaaaaaaagggtCAAACTATGTCAATTTAGTTTAATATGCAGTCTTTTCTGATATTCTTTATGGTAGGCCTATGCAAGGGGAAGAACCATTTTCATTGAACAGAAAATTCTACAGCCATAAAGCTGAGTTCAGCACTTGACAATCATGCAACAAGATGGCCTGTCATAACAGGATTCCTATACACCCCTTTCCCAACTGGATTTGTTTGGCTCTACATGAGGAATTCTACACATGATAGACTTATTAATTTATCCAGGGTTTTTACATGCATTTATAACACATAAGCCCATTTTTATCTCCAGAACAGGTCTCTCTATACTTCAATCATACATAGATCAGGAAACACATTTACATTATTATTGGTCATAGAAAGGCTGCATGTTGAAGACTCATGCACCTGGCTATGAGACAACTTTACAAATTATATCTTTCATGACAGGCCCTACCTGTATGTTAACACCAAAGAAAATACATCATTTAGTGTGAAAATTAAGGTCGAGAAGGTGGCGCAGGGGGGAACTTAACAGCTAATATAAGATTAACATCTTCAAATTACCTGGTCCCATCCATTCAGTGAAATTGTATCAGAATCAGCAGCAAACCAGCCCTCCATTCTACATAAATACCACTGAAGTACCTTATGGGCAAGCCCCTCCAGCCTGAATTCAAGAATGGAAATCATATTATGTTACTAAagcttaaaacaaaaataaacatgATGTCAAATAAATGAAATCAATGCCAATACTAACCTTAATTCTGGCTTCCTTTCAAAAACAATTGAAAGACCACGCTGTATGGACATATCTTCACTGAATTCATTTCTTACTTTATTAGTCTGCATTAAGCCCAAGACAATAATTAAGAGGGTTATCACAGTGACAATAAGCAGAATCAAGCATTAGATTTGATGATTTGGAAAAATTGCTTTCACTGTGAAAATGCATTTCAGTAGGTAAccagaataatatttttttttttatcaaaatagaaaTGGAGTTCAAAAGGATCCATCTAAGGTAGAGAAGTCTCACCAATGTTGCCATCCCAAAACTTAACAATCAATTCCAGTAAACTAAATAACTTGAAAAGTGAATCAGAAAATAACTTACCTCCAGTAAAATGTTCTCAAATACTTGACCAACTTTTGTTACCAATTCTTGGGGAACTTGAGTCCCATCCATATCAAAAAGTGCATAGCTACAAAAGGTTAATGAATTTAAGTTACAAAAAGAACTAGCATATAATAACTTATACCATGCATAACAGctagaaaaaattgaaatgtttgGCTGCTAAAAACAATTGAAATGATTATCTACTATGCAACTGAAGCAGAACCATCAAACTAGTATAGCATCAAAATCTATGTACCTACCTTTCCAAGTCATGGTCATAGAGCACAGAGTTATCCCCACTAGTACGGTAAAGGGGTAGCCCCAGCCTCCCAATCACTGAAGCAAGCGGATTCTCCTTGGAAACTCCATGCAACCTGAAACAGAGAAAGAGTGNNNNNNNNNNNNNNNNNNNNNNNNNNNNNNNNNNNNNNNNNNNNNNNNNNNNNNNNNNNNNNNNNNNNNNNNNNNNNNNNNNNNNNNNNNNNNNNNNNNNNNNNNNNNNNNNNNNNNNNNNNNNNNNNNNNNNNNNNNNNNNNNNNNNNNNNNNNNNNNNNNNNNNNNNNNNNNNNNNNNNNNNNNNNNNNNNNNNNNNNNNNNNNNNNNNNNNNNNNNNNNNNNNNNNNNNNNNNNNNNNNNNNNNNNNNNNNNNNNNNNNNNNNNNNNNNNNNNNNNNNNNNNNNNNNNNNNNNNNNNNNNNNNNNNNNNNNNNNNNNNNNNNNNNNNNNNNNNNNNNNNNNNNNNNNNNNNNNNNNNNNNNNNNNNNNNNNNNNNNNNNNNNNNNNNNNNNNNNNNNNNNNNNNNNNNNNNNNNNNNNNNNNNNNNNNNNNNNNNNNNNNNNNNNNNNNNNNNNNNNNNNNNNNNNNNNNNNNNNNNNNNNNNNNNNNNNNNNNNNNNNNNNNNNNNNNNNNNNNNNNNNNNNNNNNNNNNNNNNNNNNNNNNNNNNNNNNNNNNNNNNNNNNNNNNNNNNNNNNNNNNNNNNNNNNNNNNNNNNNNNNNNNNNNNNNNNNNNNNNNNNNNNNNNNNNNNNNNNNNNNNNNNNNNNNNNNNNNNNNNNNNNNNNNNNNNNNNNNNNNNNNNNNNNGTGTGCCttttaattacaaaacaaattGAAACACCTTCACAGTCTCATCAACATTCAAATAATCAAAACATAAAGAGAATATAATCTTTACCATGATGCTCCCATGTCAACAGGAAAGCCAAACGAGTAATCAGTGTGAATTCGGCCACCAAGTCTTTCTCTAGACTCTAATAGAACAACctgaacaaaattttaaaaacaaagcACCAAGTTTCAAAAATGTAGGTCCAAGTTTAAAATAAGAGACAACGCAAACATAACGAATTATTATCAGTTTCCTAAAAAGGGTGGAGGGGGGATGAAGCAGAAAAGCAACAAAAAATTGCTTCAATTCATTTGTTAAAAGTTAATTAACTTAAAACTAACTAACTTGTATGTTAACAGAAAATGCGCATTAATTCACTTCACCTACAAAAATATGTAGGTTCAAACTTGGGATAaattattctatttaattacATTGCAACTTTATGACTTGCATATTGGGGAAAACAAACATGAATTACTGTCggattcataaaaataaaataaaggaaaagcaacagaaaacaaaaataaaaaagggaaaGATGTTACCTAACTTCACTTATTGCATGTATTCTTAAATGCTTTAGTAGGAATTCTAGTCCCCTAGATGTATTCTTTTACTTGACTAAAGTGAAAAGCAACCCCAAATCTAAACTAGCAAGTATCACTGAGGGTAACTTCCCCAGAACCATTACAAGCTTCAAAGCAGACAAGCTTATTTACAGATAACCAATAGATGAGCGAAAAGAGGgaaaaaaatcataatcattGATTTAATCCAAAAAGAAACCCACTTGACTAGAATGCaattcaaatcaatttttttaggaACAGTGAACAAAGTTTTCACCATTCTacgaataaaattaattttttttcatggaAGACCTCAATTAGTTGATACTTGATATGAGTAAAAAAATCATTCAGCCAATTAAATTAACGGATAATTGCAGTCATGTAAACTATGTAAGCAGCCACAGgcaatataaattattgttttgtatACATACTAGTTCAACAAGGATTGTTTGAATTCATAAATGAAAATATTCAGCTCAAATACCTGAAAGGAAGCATCTTGAAGTGCTCGTGCAGCAGCAATCCCAGCCATGCCCCCACCAATGACAATAACAGACGGTGACCTCTCCTGCCCACTGCTAACATTGCCATAGCAAAGAGCTATAGGAAAATGCCCAATGATTAATCAATGTCATTTTCAAATCATACACTCTAATTTCTCAGACAGCATAATAAGCATAAAGTTATTGGAGAAATGTCCAATCAAAACCATTCCGAGTGGTCATTAGATAAAAGACATCATCTTTATCTCCACTTTTTTGCTAAATCATTAGACTAACTTCGAGAAATGATTTTCTACCTTTAAGTCTCTTATCTTTGGTGACTTTATATCTATCTCTCTCTTAATCAATTATTCCCTttcatctaaataatttttattatttaattttaatcaccAATTTTACtccaaaatacactaaagtcACCCGAGAATCATTTTCAGTAACTTCTTTTCAAACTTCCAACCATGATTTTACAAAACCTATTactattgaaaataaaatactataatttgAATACACTTTTTGACTAAGAGCAAGCTTTTCATCATTGTTCCTATCCTAAGTTCGAAAAGGAGACGTCATTCTATTAgatttacataaattaaaacatattagAATTTACACGTtaactattaaataatttaaacgtTTATTAAATTTTCACATTCCTGTTAGCTGTTTAAAGATAAATTACTATTGATATATGAGTTTAACTCTCATGCACCAATAATACTAATGCAAATTTACTACTATGTTAGATATTGGTCCACCTAAATTTGTGAAACCCAaatgaatttcaattaatagacaatgtttttttttacactTATTATATAGACAAAAATGTTGAAAAGAGAGTTTCAGACAGCAGCTTCTTTTCCGAAATGTTGAAACCCATGTCTAAATGTGATGCACAATTCCTGCCGACCATTAAATCTAAGCAACCAAAGCATGCACGTGTCACACAAGTTATTGACTTGGACTagatactttttttataaataaaaacattataacaatagaatcaaaatataattttatttgaataaagttttaattaatattaatatacaaATAAAGATTTTCTTTTTACGATCAAGATCAAacttgttaaattattaaaaacattCTTAATAATGTCTACTCCAAAAAACacgattataaataaaaattaatctcagataataataataataataataataataataataataataataataataataataataatgaataaaataagaaaatattcatattaattctCATTAATCATAGTAATTATTTCCATTAACCACACATTCAATTGTAATTAATCAAAGTTTGAAATGTTCAAATCTTCTATATATAGAACACAGAAAATAACACAAGTTGATAGTCAACGAGCTATAATCTTGATATAttcattaacatatttaaatgttcCAAATGGATCTGCAAATAACATTTCTAAAAAAGGTCTCTATTTCATTTCATACAACTGTTACAACACAAGTAttactataattatatatatatatatatatatatatatatatatatatatattagtaacaAACAAAACTCCATGCACCGACAACAAAACgaaattaatcaatttagtaaaaaaacgaaactaatcaataataaagtaattaataataaaataatgtgtatattatcaaaatcaaaCCTGTGGTTAATTTAGGGCTGCTCTTATTTCGTGACTCCATATTGCAAATAAGATTCTGGATTACGATTCAATTACAGCTACAATCAGTTAACAACAACAGTTCGTGGCAATTGATGATGAACAGAGCGATTGCGGTGAAAAATGGATGGaaaaaagcaacaaacaagtaacaaagtgattgaaattcaattttgaCGATAAATCTAGCTTCCCGAGCCAGTTCATACAGCTGAATTTCTCTTCAGAAAAGTTCAACCACTCTTCTCACAGCGGTTTCGGATTTCGGAATCAAAAACAGAATCTGGAATTGGTGAGATCGGAAAAGTTCCGAGAAAAAGGGGGAAAAGAAAGAGGAAAGTTCTAGAATAAGGAAGGAGATTGCAGAGAGAAAAAGATGGACGGTTGAGTTGTGATGTGGCAACTGACAATTTGCATCA from Cicer arietinum cultivar CDC Frontier isolate Library 1 chromosome 5, Cicar.CDCFrontier_v2.0, whole genome shotgun sequence carries:
- the LOC101489745 gene encoding polyamine oxidase 2-like → MESRNKSSPKLTTALCYGNVSSGQERSPSVIVIGGGMAGIAAARALQDASFQVVLLESRERLGGRIHTDYSFGFPVDMGASWLHGVSKENPLASVIGRLGLPLYRTSGDNSVLYDHDLESYALFDMDGTQVPQELVTKVGQVFENILLETNKVRNEFSEDMSIQRGLSIVFERKPELRLEGLAHKVLQWYLCRMEGWFAADSDTISLNGWDQEILLPGGHGLMVRGYLPVIHTLAKGLDIRLGHRVTKVVRRYNGVKVTVENGKSFTADAAVIAVPLGVLKSKRILFEPKLPDWKEAAIAELGVGLENKIILHFENVFWPNVEFLGVVADTSYGCSYFLNLHKAARHPVLVYMPSGRLAKDIEKMSDEATANFAFEQLKKILPDASSPIQYLVSRWGSDIDSLGSYSYDQVGKPHELYEMLRVPVDNLFFAGEATSVNYPGSVHGAFSTGMMAAEDCRMRVLERYGELDLFQPVMGEMASFTIPLQISRM